One window from the genome of Nocardioides panaciterrulae encodes:
- a CDS encoding SAM-dependent methyltransferase, producing the protein MDLAAEQQPTDWGAWHDRYDDPGSSLAARLAAIQGVIGRWLDRTAPRPVRVASACAGEGRDLLGVLEDRDDAARVEVVLLEADPALARTAAAQAQRLALPGVEVRCADAGSTRGYAGAVPADLVLLCGVFGNISDVDVHRTIRALPQLCAPDALVVWTRHRGAPDPTPTIRRWFAEQGCEEQGFVSPGEDSWAVGVHRFRGRPQPLEREHQLFTFLR; encoded by the coding sequence ATGGACCTCGCCGCGGAGCAGCAGCCCACCGACTGGGGCGCCTGGCACGACAGGTACGACGACCCCGGGTCGTCGCTCGCGGCGCGGCTGGCGGCGATCCAGGGGGTCATCGGCCGCTGGCTGGACCGGACCGCGCCCCGTCCGGTGCGCGTGGCCAGTGCGTGCGCCGGTGAGGGCCGCGACCTGCTCGGGGTGCTGGAGGACCGCGACGACGCGGCCCGGGTGGAGGTGGTGCTGCTGGAGGCGGACCCGGCGCTGGCGCGGACCGCCGCCGCGCAGGCGCAGCGGCTGGCGCTGCCGGGGGTGGAGGTGCGCTGCGCCGACGCGGGCAGCACCCGCGGCTACGCGGGGGCGGTGCCGGCGGACCTGGTGCTGCTGTGCGGGGTGTTCGGCAACATCAGCGACGTCGACGTGCACCGCACGATCCGGGCGCTGCCGCAGCTGTGCGCGCCGGACGCGCTGGTGGTGTGGACCCGACACCGGGGCGCCCCCGACCCGACCCCGACGATCCGCCGGTGGTTCGCCGAGCAGGGCTGCGAGGAGCAGGGGTTCGTCTCCCCGGGCGAGGACTCCTGGGCGGTGGGCGTGCACCGGTTCCGCGGCCGGCCCCAGCCGCTCGAGCGGGAGCACCAGCTCTTCACGTTCCTCCGCTGA